AGCGCAGTTCTCTGATTGACTCATTGAAGCGGTTAGCCAGCATGGACAGTTTACTGCCGTGACACAGAGAGCACGGAGAAGAACCAGAACCGCCGCACTGTCCACAGGAGCCTGCTTCCTTctgaacaaacaaaccaaacataCAAGAATGATCAACAACTTACATGCAGTACTTCTAAAGAGCTATATTACGTTACGACAATGAGGAAACAAATTGACAAGAATGACAGAAAGAGTTATGACAGTGTAGCGTACAAGCATTCATGACACGGCTCATTGTTTTCATTGGTGAGCACGGCGAACATCATTATTCATGACAAATCGCGTTTCGTGTTGCAAACGTCTCATTGCTTCGTGAACATGTTATTAGTTATgaagttttttgtaaaaaatcctgATCATTTGACAAAGCTGTAAAGccaatttgtttattaataagcAAAAATTATTTGagtgtttttgaaaaatgtaatagGCCTACTTAAAGGTTTGgtgtttttgaaatatttgcatACTGCTTCTGAATGCAAACTTTGACCAAAGACAACAAACTGTTTTCAATAACTTCAACGTGCTGTGTACAATGATAAGacataacaaaaaaaaggaaaaaaaacataagagcAGTAAGAACTGTTTGCAGTTTACAGAACATCATACTGCGGATACCTTTTGTGCCGTCGTTTCATCTGGTTCCTCTGCGTGAGAACATGCTGTCCTGTTCCTCTCTTTGCTACGGGATGTGCGGCGTGGTGAACTCTCTTTCCTGTCCCGACTGCGGTGAGGACTCCTCCCAGATTCTCTTTTTCTGTGAGGAGCCCGAACAATCTTAAGGTTGCTGGTGTAGATAATGATCTTTCCAAAATCTAATACTGGTGCCTGTAAAGCCACAAACACAGACGAACATATCCCTAACCATGGTGGATCAGGCATCTATCACAGTACTACCACGGTTTTGAAATTCAATTAATATGTTAATCATTTATACTGTTTTCAGATTTTATCATGGTGTACTGTATAGCaaagtttcattttgtttatagtttaaggaAAATAACACTTTTTTGGGAACACTGCACCTGCAGTCCATAAATAAATAACCCTTTCTAGGTCACATTtgtaataatgtaatataatgtaatgtaatgtaaataatatgagctatgtgataaaaaatgtattttgtttccCAAAACTTGCAGAATCTATGGTGTTCTATCTATCTAGTTtagacattaaagggatacttcacccaaaaatgaaaattctgtcatcatttactcgcctccgagttgttccaaatctgtataaatgtctttgttctgatgaacagagaaagatatttggaaaaatgcttataaccaaacagttcttggccaccattgactaccatagtaggaaatattactttagcatttttttttattctgttgaacataaaagtagacattttgaagaatgtaggacaacatgtagcaaacagttctgtggcacgtttgacaaccattgtattttttcctactttggtagtcaacgggggtcaaaatctgtctgtttaaaagcattcttccaaatatctttctctgtgttcatcagaacaaagacatttggaacaactggaaggtgagtaaatgacagaattttcatttttgggtgaagtatccctttaagcagaaCGTCACAGGTGACATTTGAAAAACTCTCCAAAGTAGCAAAGCTTTGAATCTTTTTAAAGGTCCACATTGTCTGATCGTGGTTGTTGATACAATATAATCCTCGCCTGGATGAATTCATTCTGGGTTTCATGGATCTTACAGTGAGATCCGAGGTAAGAAATACAACACAGTTCACAATGGAGAGCTGAGAATGTCAACTGTGCCGGTGGGATGTAATTGCATGCCTATGTTTAGAGCCGGTCTAATAATAGAACTGGAAACTACAGTATGAATTAGTTTCGGCTGGgcacaaaaacgaaaattcaGAATAAAACACTGACCGTGGACTGAGACAAAGAGGGCGGAAAAGATTGGAATGAAATGTTTCAATGCTTTTACACGTTAAAGGCCAGATTTAAATAAAGAGCGAACAAACTAAACTAAGAGGCAAAACAGTTTTCACAAAACACCCATCTGCAGGAGCTCAACTGAAGGCAACGGTATCTGGACTgtgattttacttttaaataaagttatgTTTGGGATTATCCAGTCCTGTTAATCTTACACAAACCAGGTTTACGCTCTAAGTACTTTAAATTCATTTCAATTGTGTTATCTTTGTTTCTGTTCTTTCTTTTCCCCGCATTTCCCGCTCATTTAGTAAATCATCACTTTAATTATAACTTTGTTTGTTTCCATGGTTACTTATGATTTTCTCCTGTGTCTAGTTTAGCTCCCTCTCCAACCACTGTGTTTTAGGCCCTGTCCACACAAACAGCTGTATTTTCAAAATCGCAGCTTTTTCTATGGGGTTTGGCCATTCGTCCACACGCAAACGCAGTGTCACGTCactaaaaccaaacttttttgaaaactcctGCCAGGGTGAAGATTTTCAGAAACTTGTGTTGGAGATTTTGGTCATGACGTCGCCATGCTTGCTATATCATCTCTTTAGTTGTTATCCTACCGAGAACTGTCATAACGTTTTTTCAGGCTTTTGATTGGCCAGCACAgctttatggttagggttatattagaaccattgagagagagagtcgtgaCAACGAAAGTTAAAATTTTTCAGGTGTCACGTGATTTATGGggcttcagatagttccaggaagttatgtttttccTTTTAATTGTTCATTTCTTTCACTGTTTTAATCATAAAACGACTTTTGCTGCAGCTCCATGTGTTGCTAGTAACTTCCAGGAGTATTGAgaggctccatgaaccgccattgctgtgaaaaaaattgtctgtttctcaatatgcgttcttcagcggtcttgtgtccttgtgttctcgctctacgtcatcaataaccgtcaaagtctggttccaatactcaagaacacaagaacgcatgaaagtacccggatgtgttcatCGAATGCAGCCTTGCGCGCATATGTCGTGCTTTTAACAGCGCTTTATGGGATGTTTTTGCGTTCTCATGTGGACAGAGATTTTCTTTACAAGGAAAAACTCTGTTTATAGGCCTTAAGCTGCCTAAATGTAAACCTGGGAGACTCATGCCATGCTTTCCATCATTTGGATATTAACATTCCCCCGACAACATCACACAAGTGGTTCACACAGGAAATGTGTTTTAGATACATGTTACAATTTGAGGTTTTTGAGCaattaataaaagtaatgtaCTACTGATCAAATGTAACACAGTTTCCAGCTGGATGTTCTTACTTTGTTATCCCCCTCTGGAAGATCGCCACAGGTCAGGGGACATCCGCCGACTCCTCGATAGACATTTATCCTCTGAGCGATCAGTCCTGTAGGAGGGTCCTGCAT
The Triplophysa rosa linkage group LG19, Trosa_1v2, whole genome shotgun sequence genome window above contains:
- the LOC130570779 gene encoding glutaredoxin domain-containing cysteine-rich protein 2 codes for the protein MEELQSSTRIEGKPRKVRFKLASSYSGRVLKHVYEDGQELDSPEEQYPNSFINAKMEMGKLCGIDDMQDPPTGLIAQRINVYRGVGGCPLTCGDLPEGDNKAPVLDFGKIIIYTSNLKIVRAPHRKRESGRSPHRSRDRKESSPRRTSRSKERNRTACSHAEEPDETTAQKKEAGSCGQCGGSGSSPCSLCHGSKLSMLANRFNESIRELRCPACNPHGLERCQSCAH